A single region of the Salvia splendens isolate huo1 chromosome 18, SspV2, whole genome shotgun sequence genome encodes:
- the LOC121777601 gene encoding probable zinc metalloprotease EGY2, chloroplastic isoform X3, with protein MSNSHGEDGFVSSDSSLANEDSQNVDNNPSGESKELVNDGSDGTSEAQVKSEDDKDVQITSGSPLPGLKQQEFDESIRISKETIDILKDQVFGFDTFFITSQEPYEGGVLFKGNLRGQAAKSYEKIATRMEDKFGDLYKLFLLINPEDDKPVAVVVPRKTLQPDTTAVPEWFAAGAFGLVTVFTLLLRNVPALQTNVFSVLENAELLKDGLPGALVTALILGTHEIGHIIVAKEAGIKLGVPYFVPSWQIGSYGSITRILNIVRKREDLLKVAAAGPLAGFALGFVLLLLGFILPPTDQLGIVVDPSVFHESLLVGGIAKLILGGVLKEGTPLSVNPVVLWAWAGLLINAINSIPAGELDGGRIAFSLWGRKASSRFTAASIVLLGLSSLFSDVAFYWVVLIFFLQRGPIAPLSEEITDPEDKYKALGVVVLVLGLLVCLPYPFPFTSDDLLNF; from the exons ATGAG TAACTCTCATGGTGAAGATGGATTCGTGTCGAGTGATTCGTCTCTCGCGAATGAGGATTCTCAGAATGTG GATAACAATCCATCGGGTGAGTCGAAAGAGCTTGTAAACGATGGAAGTGATGGAACCAGTGAGGCCCAAGTCAAGAGTGAG GATGATAAAGATGTTCAAATTACGAGTGGTTCGCCTCTTCCAGGTCTGAAG CAGCAAGAGTTCGATGAATCAATAAGAATTTCGAAGGAGACAATTGACATTTTGAAGGATCAGGTTTTTGGTTTCGACACCTTCTTCATAACCAGCCAGGAACCCTATGAA GGTGGTGTGTTATTCAAGGGAAACCTACGAGGACAAGCTGCCAAAAGTTACGAAAAAATAGCAACGAGAATGGAA GACAAATTTGGAGATCTATATAAACTGTTCCTTCTAATTAATCCCGAGGATGATAAACCTGTTGCGGTTGTGGTACCTAGGAAGACTCTTCAACCAGATACCACTG CTGTTCCTGAGTGGTTTGCTGCCGGGGCTTTTGGATTGGTCACGGTGTTCACCTTACTTTTGAGAAATGTTCCTGCATTACAGACTAATGTATT TTCAGTACTTGAAAACGCCGAGTTGTTGAAGGATGGCCTTCCGGGAGCCCTTGTTACAGCACTTATTCTAGGAACGCATGAAATCGGTCATATTATAGTTGCAAAAGAAGCTGGGATTAAGCTAGGTGTGCCATATTTTGTCCCGAGTTGGCAG ATAGGCTCCTATGGTTCTATAACGAGGATACTGAATATCGTACGCAAGCGTGAAGATCTCTTGAAAGTTGCAGCAGCCGGTCCTTTAGCTGGCTTTGCTTTAGGCTTTGTTCTTCTGCTTTTAGGATTCATTTTACCTCCCACTGATCAGCTAGGTATAGTCGTGGATCCATCGGTATTTCATGAATCACTCCTAGTTGGTGGAATAG CTAAGCTTATCCTCGGAGGAGTTCTCAAAGAAGGCACCCCTCTATCAGTCAATCCAGTTGTGCTATGGGCTTGGGCAGGACTTCTGATCAACGCCATTAACAGCATTCCTGCTGGAGAGCTTGATGGAGGACGGATTGCATTTTCTCTTTGGGGGAGAAAG GCTTCATCGCGCTTCACTGCAGCGTCCATTGTGCTTCTTGGACTGTCGTCATTGTTCAGCGACGTGGCATTCTACTGGGTAGTGCTGATATTCTTCCTGCAACGAGGGCCGATTGCTCCGCTTTCAGAGGAGATTACGGATCCCGAGGACAAGTACAAAGCCCTGGGAGTTGTGGTTTTGGTGTTGGGACTGCTTGTATGCTTGCCATATCCATTCCCTTTTACAAGTGAcgatttacttaatttttag
- the LOC121777601 gene encoding probable zinc metalloprotease EGY2, chloroplastic isoform X2, with product MNLSASFGGSLILPVSRCDSCSRLCFSSPGTVGWRLSSRCLLRKKVIRRSSEAKTEPESNNDEESNSHGEDGFVSSDSSLANEDSQNVDNNPSGESKELVNDGSDGTSEAQVKSEDDKDVQITSGSPLPGLKQEFDESIRISKETIDILKDQVFGFDTFFITSQEPYEGGVLFKGNLRGQAAKSYEKIATRMEDKFGDLYKLFLLINPEDDKPVAVVVPRKTLQPDTTAVPEWFAAGAFGLVTVFTLLLRNVPALQTNVFSVLENAELLKDGLPGALVTALILGTHEIGHIIVAKEAGIKLGVPYFVPSWQIGSYGSITRILNIVRKREDLLKVAAAGPLAGFALGFVLLLLGFILPPTDQLGIVVDPSVFHESLLVGGIAKLILGGVLKEGTPLSVNPVVLWAWAGLLINAINSIPAGELDGGRIAFSLWGRKASSRFTAASIVLLGLSSLFSDVAFYWVVLIFFLQRGPIAPLSEEITDPEDKYKALGVVVLVLGLLVCLPYPFPFTSDDLLNF from the exons ATGAACTTATCGGCGAGTTTTGGCGGGAGTCTCATTCTTCCCGTTTCTCGCTGCGATTCTTGCAGTCGGCTTTGCTTTTCGTCTCCAGGGACAGTGGGATGGAGATTGAGCTCTCGGTGCTTGTTGAG GAAGAAGGTAATTAGGAGAAGTAGCGAGGCAAAGACGGAGCCTGAGAGTAATAACGATGAG GAAAGTAACTCTCATGGTGAAGATGGATTCGTGTCGAGTGATTCGTCTCTCGCGAATGAGGATTCTCAGAATGTG GATAACAATCCATCGGGTGAGTCGAAAGAGCTTGTAAACGATGGAAGTGATGGAACCAGTGAGGCCCAAGTCAAGAGTGAG GATGATAAAGATGTTCAAATTACGAGTGGTTCGCCTCTTCCAGGTCTGAAG CAAGAGTTCGATGAATCAATAAGAATTTCGAAGGAGACAATTGACATTTTGAAGGATCAGGTTTTTGGTTTCGACACCTTCTTCATAACCAGCCAGGAACCCTATGAA GGTGGTGTGTTATTCAAGGGAAACCTACGAGGACAAGCTGCCAAAAGTTACGAAAAAATAGCAACGAGAATGGAA GACAAATTTGGAGATCTATATAAACTGTTCCTTCTAATTAATCCCGAGGATGATAAACCTGTTGCGGTTGTGGTACCTAGGAAGACTCTTCAACCAGATACCACTG CTGTTCCTGAGTGGTTTGCTGCCGGGGCTTTTGGATTGGTCACGGTGTTCACCTTACTTTTGAGAAATGTTCCTGCATTACAGACTAATGTATT TTCAGTACTTGAAAACGCCGAGTTGTTGAAGGATGGCCTTCCGGGAGCCCTTGTTACAGCACTTATTCTAGGAACGCATGAAATCGGTCATATTATAGTTGCAAAAGAAGCTGGGATTAAGCTAGGTGTGCCATATTTTGTCCCGAGTTGGCAG ATAGGCTCCTATGGTTCTATAACGAGGATACTGAATATCGTACGCAAGCGTGAAGATCTCTTGAAAGTTGCAGCAGCCGGTCCTTTAGCTGGCTTTGCTTTAGGCTTTGTTCTTCTGCTTTTAGGATTCATTTTACCTCCCACTGATCAGCTAGGTATAGTCGTGGATCCATCGGTATTTCATGAATCACTCCTAGTTGGTGGAATAG CTAAGCTTATCCTCGGAGGAGTTCTCAAAGAAGGCACCCCTCTATCAGTCAATCCAGTTGTGCTATGGGCTTGGGCAGGACTTCTGATCAACGCCATTAACAGCATTCCTGCTGGAGAGCTTGATGGAGGACGGATTGCATTTTCTCTTTGGGGGAGAAAG GCTTCATCGCGCTTCACTGCAGCGTCCATTGTGCTTCTTGGACTGTCGTCATTGTTCAGCGACGTGGCATTCTACTGGGTAGTGCTGATATTCTTCCTGCAACGAGGGCCGATTGCTCCGCTTTCAGAGGAGATTACGGATCCCGAGGACAAGTACAAAGCCCTGGGAGTTGTGGTTTTGGTGTTGGGACTGCTTGTATGCTTGCCATATCCATTCCCTTTTACAAGTGAcgatttacttaatttttag
- the LOC121776964 gene encoding uncharacterized protein LOC121776964, with the protein MRVGEILYKKKQTIASIIHTKNGIIIIISPPPSPTFLLLHRRAPPTPSSSSDLPSSTSSDLLSNLLHRLPPSLSLPTTRRPSPLPTTTTPPSIPLSALTPSNLLHASTEFGFFHLTHHPIPSDLPLSAESTALSLLSLPRPQKQLLFPSNWPFGHEIDDDEDGEESLCLDPSLSDFRDFAAEMERLGLKVLEELASAVGFDNPTRNQLSLLLWISDAARKPGRVYPYAVGLHYQIRTRKQTLLTDSGRVTVSGLADSVLVTVGDIAQVWSNGKLKKVRGRPFPCSFDDFDPCINMSLLITLPAESVVRPLLPNLISDDDDNNEGDANNKKEGEKRLFNSFSLEDYAWRIYHQPLLFKDPLLRYRTRSSSRVF; encoded by the exons ATGCGG GTGGGAGAAAtcctatataaaaaaaaacaaacgatTGCTTCAATCATTCACACTAAAAAtggcatcatcatcatcatctcacCACCACCCTCTCCCACCTTCCTTCTCCTCCACCGCCGCGCCCCTCCCaccccctcctcctcctccgacctcccctcctccacctcctccgACCTCCTCTCCAAtctcctccaccgcctccccccctccctctccctccccaCCACCCGCCGCCCCTCCCCActccccaccaccaccacccctcCCTCCATCCCCCTCTCCGCCCTCACCCCCTCCAATCTCCTCCACGCCTCCACCGAATTCGGCTTCTTCCACCTCACCCACCACCCCATCCCCTCGGATCTCCCCCTCTCCGCCGAATCAACCGCCCTCTCCCTCCTCTCCCTCCCCCGCCCCCAAAAGCAGCTCCTCTTCCCCTCCAATTGGCCGTTCGGCCACGAAATCGACGACGACGAGGACGGCGAAGAATCTCTCTGCCTCGACCCCTCCCTCTCCGACTTCCGCGACTTCGCCGCGGAAATGGAGAGGCTGGGACTGAAGGTTCTCGAAGAGCTGGCTTCCGCGGTCGGGTTCGATAACCCGACCCGGAATCAGCTCTCCTTGCTCCTATGGATATCCGATGCAGCGAGGAAACCGGGTCGGGTTTACCCGTATGCGGTCGGGCTGCATTACCAGATTAGGACCCGGAAACAGACTCTGCTGACGGATTCGGGTCGGGTCACGGTTTCCGGGCTGGCGGATTCTGTTTTAGTCACTGTTGGTGACATTGCTCAG GTTTGGAGCAATGGAAAGCTAAAGAAAGTGAGAGGAAGGCCTTTCCCTTGTTCATTTGATGATTTTGATCCGTGCATAAACATGTCTTTGCTTATCACCCTTCCCGCAGAGAGTGTTGTTCGCCCCCTCCTTCCCAACTTGATCAGTGACGACGATGACAACAATGAAGGTGATGCCAATAACAAGAAGGAAGGAGAGAAAAGATTGTTCAACTCATTTAGTTTGGAAGATTATGCATGGAGAATTTATCACCAGCCTCTCCTATTCAAAGACCCCCTTCTTAGATATCGCACTCGATCCTCATCGAGGGTCTTTTGA
- the LOC121777602 gene encoding uncharacterized protein LOC121777602 gives MQVFTKNRCLLFISLALRSMSNAPLGRDYTSHFSISATFLMSLIPILLYMLRWMPIVSTLKRREMRRAPKCAHENLKLVEIGGYYGRTSDAEVAIYFVENTVALQKIVIDPRNQVQNRFPLGDAQIKHHESARKHAREHLKSKIPPQLELVIL, from the exons ATGCAAGTTTTTACAAAAAATAGATGTCTCCTATTCATATCTCTGGCGCTTCGATCCATGTCGAATGCACCTTTGGGCCGTGATTACACGTCTCATTTTAGTATCTCTGCTACTTTTCTCATGTCTCTTATTCCAATTTTACTATATATG TTGAGATGGATGCCAATCGTATCAACCCTGAAACGAAGAGAAATGAGGCGAGCACCCAAATGCGCCCACGAGAACCTGAAACTGGTAGAGATTGGTGGGTACTATGGTCGTACAAGTGATGCTGAAGTCGCCATCTACTTCGTTGAAAACACTGTTGCTCTGCAGAAGATCGTGATTGATCCTCGTAACCAAGTTCAAAATAGATTTCCTCTAGGGGATGCTCAGATCAAGCACCACGAATCTGCCCGAAAACATGCCAGGGAGCATCTCAAATCGAAAATACCTCCACAACTCGAATTAGTAATCCTTTGA
- the LOC121776018 gene encoding 60S acidic ribosomal protein P0, with protein MAPKLSKSDKKLAYDSKLCQFIDEYTQILVVFADNVGSKQLQNIRKGLRGDSVVLMGKNTMMKRSVRIHAEKTGNQAILNLIPLLVGNVGLIFTKGDLKEVSEEVAKYKVGAPARVGLVAPIDVVVPPGNTGLDPSQTSFFQVLNIPTKINKGTVEIITPVELIKKGDKVGSSEAALLAKLGIRPFSYGLIVTSVYDNGTVFSPEVLDMTEEDLIEKFALGVSMVTSLSMAISYPTLAAAPHMFINAYKNALAIAVETDYSFPQADKVKEFLADPSKFLVAAAPAAAAGGDAPAAAAKEEVKKEEPEEESDEDMGLGLFD; from the exons ATGGCGCCTAAATTGTCAAAGAGCGACAAGAAGCTTGCCTACGATTCGAAACTCTGCCAGTTCATCGATGAGTACACCCAGATTCTGGTCGTGTTTGCCGACAACGTCGGTTCAAAGCAGCTCCAGAACATCAGGAAAGGTCTGAGGGGCGACTCCGTCGTTCTCATGGGAAAGAACACTATGATGAAGAGATCTGTTCGCATCCACGCTGAGAAGACCGGGAACCAGGCCATTCTTAACCTGATTCCTCTCCTTGTT GGAAACGTTGGATTGATCTTCACCAAGGGTGACTTGAAGGAAGTCAGTGAGGAGGTTGCCAAATACAAG GTTGGTGCTCCTGCTCGTGTTGGTTTGGTTGCACCAATTGATGTGGTTGTCCCACCTGGCAACACTGGTCTCGACCCATCCCAAACCTCTTTCTTCCAG GTGCTTAACATTCCCACCAAGATTAACAAGGGTACTGTTGAGATCATCACCCCTGTTGAGCTCATCAAGAAGGGTGACAAAGTGGGCTCCTCTGAAGCTGCATTGCTCGCCAAGCTTGGCATCCGTCCCTTCTCATATGGTCTTATCGTCACCTCTGTGTATGACAACGGAACTGTTTTCAGCCCTGAGGTGCTCGACATGACTGAAGAGGACCTCATTGAGAAGTTCGCCCTTGGTGTTTCCATGGTCACTTCCCTGTCCATGGCCATCTCATACCCAACTCTTGCTGCTGCACCACACATGTTCATCAATGCCTACAAGAATGCCTTGGCCATTGCGGTCGAGACTGACTATTCATTCCCTCAAGCTGACAAGGTTAAGGAGTTCCTTGCTGATCCCAGCAAGTTCCTTGTAGCAGCTGCCCCTGCTGCTGCAGCTGGTGGTGATGCTCCTGCTGCGGCTGCCAAGGAAGAGGTGAAGAAGGAAGAGCCTGAAGAGGAGTCTGATGAGGACATGGGTCTCGGTCTGTTCGATTAA
- the LOC121775887 gene encoding pentatricopeptide repeat-containing protein At2g01510, mitochondrial-like — protein MNRFLSPRRCRTFSSGKDLLIESNKYLTELLKSGRIDDARKLFGEMPHRDEVTWNAMIAGYGNSGRLADARKLFDEAPRRGAITWSSLVSGYCKMGCEVESFKLIYEMQIDGFKPRHFTLGGVLRMCSIKGLISRGKQIHGYAVKTRLDMDHFVVTGLIDVYAKCLCIVEAEDLFESMPGDRNHVTWTAMITGYSQNGDADGAMRCFRGMRAEGVEANQYTFPGVLVACAAVSDIRYGVQVHSCVVRGGFEANVFVQSALIDMYTKCGDLSSAWRVVEAMEVDDLISCNAMIVGCVRQGCPEQALALFQMMHQKSMKLDEFTYPSVLNSVALMKDVNTGKIVHSLVVKSGFEGSKLVSNALIDMYAKQNNFDPALRLFDELVEKDVISWTSLITGCAHNGLYEDSLKLFCRMRRDGMASDRVLASTVTSSCAELALLDLGQQAHANWVKSGLDDSPSVDNSLVSFYAHCGCSEDAKRVSDSMRTRNVVSWTALIVGYAQNGEGIKSLQLYDEMRAAGVEPDYITFIGLLFACSHAGLAEQGQRHFESMVKDHGIRPGHDHYACMIDLLGRSGRFDEAEKLLSEMKLEPDSTMWKSLLSACRKHGNLDLAKRAAAALIELEPQDPVAYVLLSNMYSAAGKWEEAASTRSSMKVKGVVKEPGRSWVEMNGRVHTFTSDDRNHLEAGAIYSKVDEVLMSIMAAGYIPDMSFALHDINEEGKTHGLAYHSEKLALAFCLLKLTDGAPVRIYKNVRVCGDCHSAMRFASLVYRRHIVLRDSNRFHHFKGGVCSCNDYW, from the coding sequence ATGAACAGATTCCTTTCACCCCGTAGGTGCAGGACTTTCTCTAGCGGGAAAGATTTACTCATTGAGTCGAATAAGTATTTAACTGAGCTGCTGAAATCGGGTCGAATTGATGATGCGAGGAAACTGTTCGGTGAAATGCCTCATAGAGATGAGGTCACGTGGAACGCGATGATAGCTGGCTACGGGAATTCAGGGAGGCTCGCTGATGCACGGAAACTGTTTGATGAAGCTCCCAGACGCGGTGCAATCACGTGGTCATCACTTGTTTCGGGTTATTGCAAAATGGGTTGTGAGGTCGAGAGTTTTAAGTTGATATACGAAATGCAGATCGATGGATTCAAGCCTCGTCATTTTACTCTAGGAGGTGTGCTGAGGATGTGTTCTATAAAAGGTCTCATCTCAAGGGGCAAGCAGATTCATGGTTATGCGGTGAAGACTCGATTGGATATGGATCATTTTGTTGTCACCGGCCTGATTGATGTTTATGCGAAGTGTTTGTGCATTGTGGAGGCCGAGGATCTCTTCGAGAGCATGCCTGGAGATAGAAATCACGTCACTTGGACTGCGATGATCACGGGGTATTCTCAGAATGGTGATGCTGATGGAGCAATGCGGTGTTTTAGGGGAATGAGGGCAGAGGGGGTTGAGGCTAACCAGTACACATTCCCGGGAGTGTTAGTGGCGTGTGCAGCCGTTTCTGATATTAGATACGGGGTGCAGGTGCATTCTTGCGTTGTTCGTGGTGGTTTTGAGGCTAATGTGTTTGTGCAGAGCGCCTTGATTGATATGTACACGAAATGTGGGGATCTGAGTAGTGCTTGGAGGGTGGTGGAGGCGATGGAGGTTGATGATTTGATTTCTTGTAACGCCATGATTGTTGGATGCGTGAGACAGGGTTGTCCCGAGCAAGCTTTGGCCTTGTTTCAGATGATGCATCAAAAAAGCATGAAACTTGATGAGTTTACCTATCCCTCTGTGTTAAACTCTGTTGCCTTGATGAAGGATGTGAATACTGGGAAGATTGTTCATTCTTTGGTTGTGAAATCTGGTTTTGAAGGTTCTAAGCTTGTGAGCAACGCGCTCATTGATATGTATGCTAAACAGAACAACTTCGATCCTGCATTAAGACTGTTTGatgaattggtggagaaggatgTGATCTCATGGACTTCCCTCATCACTGGCTGTGCTCATAACGGTCTATACGAAGATTCCCTTAAGTTGTTTTGTCGAATGCGTAGAGATGGGATGGCCTCTGATCGCGTTCTTGCTTCCACTGTCACGAGTTCTTGTGCTGAGTTGGCTTTGCTAGATTTAGGGCAGCAAGCTCATGCAAATTGGGTGAAATCTGGGCTTGATGATTCGCCTTCAGTTGACAACTCTCTCGTCTCATTTTATGCTCACTGTGGGTGTTCGGAAGATGCAAAGAGGGTGTCCGACTCAATGAGAACACGGAATGTAGTTTCTTGGACTGCATTGATTGTTGGCTATGCGCAAAATGGCGAAGGGATCAAGTCCCTCCAGCTCTACGACGAAATGAGGGCTGCTGGCGTCGAGCCTGACTACATCACTTTCATAGGGTTGCTGTTTGCGTGCAGCCACGCGGGTCTGGCTGAACAGGGCCAACGCCACTTCGAGTCCATGGTTAAGGATCACGGGATAAGGCCTGGCCACGATCACTATGCTTGCATGATCGATCTTCTGGGAAGATCAGGGAGATTCGACGAAGCAGAGAAGCTGCTAAGTGAAATGAAATTGGAGCCCGATTCAACTATGTGGAAATCTCTGCTTTCTGCCTGCAGAAAACATGGAAATCTTGATCTTGCAAAGAGAGCGGCAGCAGCTCTGATTGAATTAGAACCTCAAGATCCTGTGGCCTATGTGTTGCTTTCAAACATGTATTCTGCAGCTGGGAAATGGGAAGAAGCTGCTTCGACCCGTAGCTCGATGAAAGTGAAGGGCGTGGTGAAAGAACCTGGCCGGAGCTGGGTGGAGATGAATGGCAGGGTGCACACCTTCACCTCCGATGACCGGAACCATCTAGAAGCAGGTGCGATCTACTCGAAGGTCGATGAGGTGTTGATGTCGATCATGGCAGCTGGCTATATTCCCGACATGAGCTTTGCACTTCACGACATCAACGAGGAGGGAAAGACACACGGCCTCGCCTACCACAGCGAGAAGCTGGCACTGGCGTTCTGCCTCCTCAAGCTGACCGATGGCGCGCCTGTTCGGATTTACAAGAACGTCCGGGTCTGCGGTGACTGCCATTCTGCGATGAGGTTCGCGTCTCTGGTTTATCGCCGGCATATTGTTCTTAGAGATTCGAATCGGTTTCATCATTTTAAAGGAGGGGTGTGCTCTTGCAATGACTATTGGTAG
- the LOC121777601 gene encoding probable zinc metalloprotease EGY2, chloroplastic isoform X1, with amino-acid sequence MNLSASFGGSLILPVSRCDSCSRLCFSSPGTVGWRLSSRCLLRKKVIRRSSEAKTEPESNNDEESNSHGEDGFVSSDSSLANEDSQNVDNNPSGESKELVNDGSDGTSEAQVKSEDDKDVQITSGSPLPGLKQQEFDESIRISKETIDILKDQVFGFDTFFITSQEPYEGGVLFKGNLRGQAAKSYEKIATRMEDKFGDLYKLFLLINPEDDKPVAVVVPRKTLQPDTTAVPEWFAAGAFGLVTVFTLLLRNVPALQTNVFSVLENAELLKDGLPGALVTALILGTHEIGHIIVAKEAGIKLGVPYFVPSWQIGSYGSITRILNIVRKREDLLKVAAAGPLAGFALGFVLLLLGFILPPTDQLGIVVDPSVFHESLLVGGIAKLILGGVLKEGTPLSVNPVVLWAWAGLLINAINSIPAGELDGGRIAFSLWGRKASSRFTAASIVLLGLSSLFSDVAFYWVVLIFFLQRGPIAPLSEEITDPEDKYKALGVVVLVLGLLVCLPYPFPFTSDDLLNF; translated from the exons ATGAACTTATCGGCGAGTTTTGGCGGGAGTCTCATTCTTCCCGTTTCTCGCTGCGATTCTTGCAGTCGGCTTTGCTTTTCGTCTCCAGGGACAGTGGGATGGAGATTGAGCTCTCGGTGCTTGTTGAG GAAGAAGGTAATTAGGAGAAGTAGCGAGGCAAAGACGGAGCCTGAGAGTAATAACGATGAG GAAAGTAACTCTCATGGTGAAGATGGATTCGTGTCGAGTGATTCGTCTCTCGCGAATGAGGATTCTCAGAATGTG GATAACAATCCATCGGGTGAGTCGAAAGAGCTTGTAAACGATGGAAGTGATGGAACCAGTGAGGCCCAAGTCAAGAGTGAG GATGATAAAGATGTTCAAATTACGAGTGGTTCGCCTCTTCCAGGTCTGAAG CAGCAAGAGTTCGATGAATCAATAAGAATTTCGAAGGAGACAATTGACATTTTGAAGGATCAGGTTTTTGGTTTCGACACCTTCTTCATAACCAGCCAGGAACCCTATGAA GGTGGTGTGTTATTCAAGGGAAACCTACGAGGACAAGCTGCCAAAAGTTACGAAAAAATAGCAACGAGAATGGAA GACAAATTTGGAGATCTATATAAACTGTTCCTTCTAATTAATCCCGAGGATGATAAACCTGTTGCGGTTGTGGTACCTAGGAAGACTCTTCAACCAGATACCACTG CTGTTCCTGAGTGGTTTGCTGCCGGGGCTTTTGGATTGGTCACGGTGTTCACCTTACTTTTGAGAAATGTTCCTGCATTACAGACTAATGTATT TTCAGTACTTGAAAACGCCGAGTTGTTGAAGGATGGCCTTCCGGGAGCCCTTGTTACAGCACTTATTCTAGGAACGCATGAAATCGGTCATATTATAGTTGCAAAAGAAGCTGGGATTAAGCTAGGTGTGCCATATTTTGTCCCGAGTTGGCAG ATAGGCTCCTATGGTTCTATAACGAGGATACTGAATATCGTACGCAAGCGTGAAGATCTCTTGAAAGTTGCAGCAGCCGGTCCTTTAGCTGGCTTTGCTTTAGGCTTTGTTCTTCTGCTTTTAGGATTCATTTTACCTCCCACTGATCAGCTAGGTATAGTCGTGGATCCATCGGTATTTCATGAATCACTCCTAGTTGGTGGAATAG CTAAGCTTATCCTCGGAGGAGTTCTCAAAGAAGGCACCCCTCTATCAGTCAATCCAGTTGTGCTATGGGCTTGGGCAGGACTTCTGATCAACGCCATTAACAGCATTCCTGCTGGAGAGCTTGATGGAGGACGGATTGCATTTTCTCTTTGGGGGAGAAAG GCTTCATCGCGCTTCACTGCAGCGTCCATTGTGCTTCTTGGACTGTCGTCATTGTTCAGCGACGTGGCATTCTACTGGGTAGTGCTGATATTCTTCCTGCAACGAGGGCCGATTGCTCCGCTTTCAGAGGAGATTACGGATCCCGAGGACAAGTACAAAGCCCTGGGAGTTGTGGTTTTGGTGTTGGGACTGCTTGTATGCTTGCCATATCCATTCCCTTTTACAAGTGAcgatttacttaatttttag
- the LOC121776386 gene encoding uncharacterized protein LOC121776386, translating to MGRPRGRPKRIGFGFQPRLTRMDAAVDAMLPLGFSEAMVKARVKKLLKEYGGDEGWPFIEESAYSVLIESILENMNNGEQIQLLEKDAQNGQSEKLSLWNSIYTIEGFIRDP from the exons ATGGGGAGGCCAAGGGGGAGACCGAAGCGAATC GGTTTCGGATTTCAGCCGCGGCTGACGCGGATGGACGCGGCGGTTGACGCGATGCTGCCGCTTGGATTTTCCGAAGCAATGGTGAAGGCACGCGTGAAGAAGCTGCTGAAG GAATATGGTGGAGATGAAGGATGGCCATTCATTGAAGAATCGGCATATTCAGTACTTATTGAGTCCATTCTTGAAAATATGAATAATGGCGAGCAAATCCAACTTCTAGAGAAAGATGCGCAGAATGGACAGTCGGAG AAACTGAGTTTGTGGAATAGCATCTACACCATTGAAGGTTTTATTAGAGATCCATGA